From Aricia agestis chromosome 1, ilAriAges1.1, whole genome shotgun sequence:
acgtaatcacgcataaaaggtgtatttttttctttgtattttcacagagaacgcttaatacattttaaatattgtcaccttgcacatttatatctcgaattaataaagttctcttatttcattttaaaaaaattgccgcctgtcatgactttctagggaccgtgcagaaactatagagggcgtcgtaattcgacagcagcgacacgatgcgagtaaaagaagtaacttgtgagtgactttggcttcgcattctctttgaccccggctagtttataagtgttttttataatatgttttagactataaaattatttaatacttacactcccaagttgccacatgcggccgcgagaacaacaacagatttccaagaatccgcgatcgaaggattaaagtaaaagactagatgacgcccgcaactccgttgcaccaaaaatcatttatcgcgcgagaaccgtacattttcccggaataaaaagtatcctatgtcctttcccggggctcaaagtaaatccataccaaatttcagcaaaattggttcagcggtttgggcgtgaagtgctaacagacgtctaaactttcgcatttataatattgagtatggatggtttctaaccgtaaacaaaaaacaaaaatgtttaaagcttATCTAGTTAACTTAGAAAAcatctgaaaaagtaattagtagcatccatcagcatagaaagtaaaaacttgataaatattgcaataaaataatgaagacgcaaaatacttacaataattactgaaaatgcttgtggattaataaaaaaaaacaagttcactaaaataaatgcttttatttcatcaaccttctgcgattTGCTCGATACCAtttttacaacttttgtctgtcactatttttaactagtgtacctcatcagtgcaaacactatatacttaagtattctttaaataacacacaaagactgcactattaatagttttcctacttgaagaatcatccttttgaaaaccaacactttgacaagatggttcaagaTATAAACACTAttacggagtactattatattatattctgtttcTCAGTGTTGAATtctccaaattatccttacttctccaaattatccttacttttgatgcaacttgttgcattctagttgatgtctttgaaattcttttttaaaggagtttttattttattttcttctccaGGAAACattgtaggtaggtacttatattattaaatgccgGGTGTACAGGATTTTCCGATCTTGGCCAATTAAATAGCGGCGGTGcataggtacctatgtaaaatttagatggaacttggaagccagtttggatgtttactgaaagaggcaacggttataggttaggttcatattgtgttcatctAAATGAATTTACGGtaataatctacaaaattcagtgtttttacgagtctacacataacattcatggaactttttaagtacttacgtatgttttaccggcttttatccatttctttcgtttttcaataagccatggcatgtgaatacttttggcaggaaAATACAACAATGcattttagtcttgaaaattTCTAAATTCTCAAGAAATCTTATAATTTTCCGTAACTTGACTAgagcttgacaataaaattttcgtaaaagtttcggcaactcgtcactagtggcggtgtcatcgctctgcacggtccctatattATGCTTCGTTTCGTTACGTACTCTTCCTTAGAAGCAGTGATATTGAATTTTGCAAGTATATTACATCCCTAGATGGACGGCAAAGCAGGATAATGTGTgagctatactccactcgggctaacttgtcgctagcggtcattgactccctgtcaaaaacttgtcattttccatataaaaccacaataaacaataactttattgataatcgcggtttatatgaaaaatgacaagtttttgacagggagtcaatgaccgctagcgacaagttagcccgagtggagtatatgTTTATTTCGCAGTCCTGCAGGCTGCACCGTGCACGAGCACGGCAGACTGCAATGTAGGCAATTGGCAATCTTAACATTATTATCTGAATGAGAGAAGCCAAAGTAGAACTAGAGTTGAgaaattttgacattgacaAGGGACAGGAGTGACAGGACGGAACAttagatttcaattatatactagtaatctgtgttagatttacaattttttttctttttaaaatctaaaatttgCAAATTAGGTACTTGAAAAATACCAAACAATTTGACGAACTGTAGTCAAAATGCCGCGTGAAAGAAGTAGATACAGAGAGAGGAGGAGTTCATCTAGTTCAGATTCTTCATACGATAGAAAGATGTCTAAAAGTAAACACAAAAGGCGCTCACATTCAAGAGACCGTTCCGAATCGAAAAGCCGTAAGAGCAAATCGTCCAAACATAAGCGAAGAAGTTACTCTAGAAGCTTATCTAGAGAGAAATATGAGTCTAGTAAATCAAGGCGAAGATCATCATCGAAGTCGCGGTCTAAAACGTCGAAACATTCACGAGATAGATCACGCTCTAGATCCAGTTCAAGAAGCTACTCTAAGCGCAGTAAGAGTAGTAAAAAACATCGCAGAAGGTCCAGCTCTTCAGACAGtcgttcaaattcttttgaCATTGGTATGTATAatgataacataaaaaaaatgtttattattgtattttctaaagAAATACATTTTCAGAACCAAGAAATGCACATCTAGATGACACAGAGAGTAAGGTAGAAAAGGCCATCAAAGCTGCAGCTGCCGCAGGGCTGACAATGACAAAAATACCAACATATGAATACAATGATGTTGAAATAAAAGAAGACATGCCTACAATACATGATAGAAACCTTTTGGATGAGTTGAACAGTGACACATTTGTACAGAAGTCTTTTACATCATCTAAATCAAAGAAACAGTCTCAAAACATTGTGATTGACCTCAATGCTGAGACCGTCAAAGTTCCTGAAGCTGAGGCTAAAAATAAAACTGAGGATTCTATTATCGATTTTGATGTGAGTGTAACATTGTTGtctttattgcttttcaaaccTCAAAAAATGGTATGAtggaaaataaattttacttcGGGTTTTTTATATTGCTCTGGTtctaaaatgttaattaaatgTGCTTGAAAGTTATAGAAAGaagataaatctatattttttttatctttttaaaaatataataatacagtaGGGCCTCAGTAATCCGGACTCCCACTTGTTTGGTGGTCGCTGTaatccggccgagccggccggCCAATGGGATATGCGGGGAGGCCTGCGAGTGTAGGTGCGGGCCGTCATGAGCCAATGTGTTGTCAGTCTTTTGTTTATTGCCTTTCGTCATTCCTGTTACacatacaatt
This genomic window contains:
- the LOC121726693 gene encoding serine/arginine-rich splicing factor 4, which translates into the protein MPRERSRYRERRSSSSSDSSYDRKMSKSKHKRRSHSRDRSESKSRKSKSSKHKRRSYSRSLSREKYESSKSRRRSSSKSRSKTSKHSRDRSRSRSSSRSYSKRSKSSKKHRRRSSSSDSRSNSFDIEPRNAHLDDTESKVEKAIKAAAAAGLTMTKIPTYEYNDVEIKEDMPTIHDRNLLDELNSDTFVQKSFTSSKSKKQSQNIVIDLNAETVKVPEAEAKNKTEDSIIDFDEIPSQEELKEMWVKKLYQYRKKMLKEDL